In Fibrobacter sp. UWB15, the following proteins share a genomic window:
- a CDS encoding FKBP-type peptidyl-prolyl cis-trans isomerase N-terminal domain-containing protein has translation MDMKKIALGSAALAAFGLMGCNGEKAIEKAPAAITANSTDDQKFAYMLGAQFGGQNFTIIPRQMGEELFQDAVIQGVLDDVKSSKDTNFKPQMIPDSLQAISQRYSTIARKRYEETRPDSAMMAEGNNEKIKAYIDSVARAQPIAKAPTSTGAAITIAADSPDNTKFSYLLGLQFAHQFINIGNQFQTEFDVDYFILGIKESAAKVADSTYTLQLPQDSLNAIGQRYQQKMQDLRAEAIKKQQEEEAKLKEEIAPLRGDTLANGMPQKFNLKVKATKISVDKTIAKDLENLEPFANKPLLVMYFSATCGHCAHAAPEVLAMAKEFAPKGLITLAVASGGNQKVGIRKFMDNAKWDESINVVWDESRQFGELYSDGYVPKVYVVNPDGTYKMYAAFESEKEQLKKDLADLVSGKKVEWNPEAPKTEEKK, from the coding sequence ATGGACATGAAGAAAATTGCTCTTGGTTCTGCGGCATTGGCTGCATTTGGTCTTATGGGTTGCAATGGCGAAAAGGCTATTGAAAAGGCTCCGGCCGCAATTACTGCAAATTCTACCGACGACCAGAAGTTCGCCTATATGCTGGGTGCCCAGTTCGGTGGCCAGAACTTCACGATTATTCCGCGCCAGATGGGCGAGGAACTTTTCCAAGACGCCGTTATCCAGGGTGTTCTTGACGATGTGAAGTCTAGCAAAGACACGAACTTCAAACCCCAGATGATTCCGGATTCCCTGCAGGCTATTAGCCAGCGCTACTCTACGATCGCTCGTAAGCGTTACGAAGAAACCCGCCCGGATAGCGCTATGATGGCCGAAGGTAATAACGAAAAGATCAAGGCTTACATTGATTCCGTGGCCCGCGCTCAGCCGATTGCAAAGGCTCCGACTTCTACTGGTGCCGCTATTACTATTGCTGCCGATTCTCCAGACAACACCAAGTTCTCTTACCTGCTCGGTCTTCAGTTTGCACACCAATTTATCAATATCGGTAACCAATTCCAGACCGAATTCGATGTGGACTACTTTATTTTGGGCATCAAAGAATCTGCCGCCAAGGTTGCTGATTCTACTTACACGCTCCAGCTCCCGCAGGATTCGCTCAATGCCATTGGCCAGCGCTACCAGCAAAAAATGCAGGATTTGCGTGCTGAAGCTATTAAGAAGCAGCAGGAAGAAGAAGCCAAGCTTAAAGAAGAAATTGCACCGCTCCGTGGCGATACCCTTGCTAACGGTATGCCGCAGAAGTTCAACCTGAAGGTGAAGGCCACCAAGATTTCCGTAGATAAGACTATTGCAAAGGATCTCGAAAATCTTGAACCGTTTGCAAACAAGCCGCTCCTGGTTATGTATTTCTCTGCTACTTGCGGTCACTGCGCTCACGCAGCACCCGAAGTTCTTGCCATGGCTAAGGAATTTGCCCCGAAGGGCTTGATTACGCTCGCTGTGGCAAGCGGTGGAAACCAGAAGGTTGGCATCCGCAAGTTCATGGACAATGCCAAGTGGGACGAATCCATCAACGTGGTTTGGGACGAATCTCGCCAGTTCGGCGAACTCTATAGCGACGGCTACGTTCCGAAGGTCTACGTTGTGAACCCGGACGGCACGTACAAGATGTACGCTGCATTCGAAAGCGAAAAGGAACAGCTCAAGAAGGACCTCGCTGATCTTGTCTCTGGCAAGAAGGTAGAATGGAATCCTGAAGCTCCGAAGACTGAAGAAAAGAAGTAA